The following are encoded together in the Candidatus Tumulicola sp. genome:
- a CDS encoding rhodanese-like domain-containing protein encodes MNERSEVGLLPGDLDPTTSILDVRHSGHRQIRGALQYDPKALLDADPLALPLPHDRTVAVYGDNDETVARVVQKLRAAGYSGAAPLAGGIAAWESAGLPLEEVTEEQPVPGEPGSGMQRL; translated from the coding sequence ATGAACGAGCGCAGCGAAGTCGGCCTTTTGCCCGGCGACCTGGATCCGACGACCAGCATCCTCGACGTCCGGCATTCCGGACACCGCCAGATTCGCGGGGCCTTGCAATACGACCCAAAGGCGCTGCTCGACGCCGATCCGCTAGCACTCCCGTTACCGCACGATAGAACGGTCGCGGTATACGGCGACAACGACGAAACGGTAGCGCGGGTCGTGCAAAAACTGCGCGCCGCCGGATATTCCGGCGCAGCACCGTTGGCCGGCGGCATCGCCGCCTGGGAAAGTGCTGGTCTTCCGCTCGAGGAGGTTACCGAAGAGCAGCCCGTTCCGGGCGAACCCGGATCGGGCATGCAGCGCCTTTAG
- a CDS encoding alkaline phosphatase family protein → MKHNWVNRAFVAAFACLTAVFAGCGGGGGNGPTTGPLPNLPPAKAGKYFKHIVIIIQENRTYDNLFATFPGGDGVTVGKGHNGQNIRLAKANLESRISPGNGYECCWIHDWNNGRMNGFDTVNIGPISGQYVYQYVDPAQIVPYWDLARQYVLSDHTFQTEGSGSYTAHQDLIAGGTNIDPEHAVIDFPSIGPVWGCDAEKGSQTSLITKTNAFMHNAGPFPCLSYQTLRDPLDAGGVPWRYYAPEVGQSFGGDLWNAFDGIRAVRYGSEWNTNVTWPETNVFKDITAGNLPSVSWVIPDYQNSDHPGDTSDTGPSWVAQVVNAIGNSPDWNSTAIVVTWDDWGGWYDHVRPPGTQSFGGLGFRVPMMVISPYARKGYITHHQYEFGTIIKFVEDNWGLSRLGTTDVRAASMIDDVFDFTQPPRKFVTIGTKYSKAYFLKQKPSGKPTDYE, encoded by the coding sequence ATGAAGCATAACTGGGTGAATCGTGCGTTCGTCGCGGCGTTCGCATGTTTGACGGCCGTGTTCGCCGGTTGCGGAGGCGGCGGCGGCAATGGACCGACGACCGGTCCCCTCCCCAACCTGCCACCGGCAAAAGCGGGCAAATATTTCAAACACATCGTTATCATCATTCAAGAAAATCGCACCTACGATAATCTATTCGCGACGTTTCCCGGCGGCGACGGCGTTACCGTCGGCAAGGGACATAACGGGCAAAACATTCGGCTAGCGAAGGCGAATCTCGAGAGCCGCATTTCTCCAGGTAACGGATACGAATGTTGTTGGATCCACGATTGGAACAACGGCCGCATGAACGGCTTCGACACCGTGAACATCGGGCCGATCAGCGGCCAGTACGTGTATCAATATGTCGACCCGGCGCAGATCGTTCCGTATTGGGATTTAGCTCGACAATACGTGTTGTCGGACCACACGTTCCAAACCGAGGGTAGTGGGAGTTACACCGCCCACCAAGACTTGATCGCGGGCGGCACCAACATCGATCCCGAGCATGCGGTTATCGATTTTCCTAGCATCGGGCCGGTGTGGGGTTGCGACGCCGAAAAGGGATCGCAAACCAGCCTGATCACCAAAACGAACGCTTTCATGCACAACGCCGGGCCGTTTCCATGCCTGTCGTATCAAACGTTGCGCGATCCGCTCGATGCGGGCGGCGTGCCGTGGCGCTATTACGCGCCGGAAGTCGGCCAAAGCTTCGGCGGAGACCTGTGGAATGCGTTCGATGGAATCAGGGCCGTGCGATATGGCTCGGAGTGGAACACTAACGTCACGTGGCCGGAAACCAACGTGTTCAAAGATATTACCGCGGGCAACCTTCCGTCGGTTTCGTGGGTGATTCCCGATTATCAAAACTCGGATCATCCGGGCGATACATCGGACACCGGACCGTCCTGGGTGGCGCAGGTCGTTAACGCGATCGGCAATAGCCCAGATTGGAACTCGACCGCGATCGTCGTTACGTGGGACGATTGGGGCGGCTGGTACGATCACGTGCGTCCTCCCGGAACGCAGTCGTTCGGGGGCCTCGGGTTCCGCGTCCCGATGATGGTAATCTCGCCGTATGCGCGCAAAGGGTACATTACGCACCATCAGTACGAATTCGGAACGATCATCAAGTTTGTCGAAGACAACTGGGGTCTGTCGCGTTTGGGCACGACCGACGTCCGCGCCGCCAGCATGATCGACGACGTATTCGATTTCACGCAACCTCCGCGCAAGTTCGTAACGATCGGCACGAAATATTCCAAGGCGTACTTTCTCAAGCAAAAACCTTCGGGTAAGCCGACCGACTACGAATAA